From the genome of Pseudomonas sp. AB6, one region includes:
- a CDS encoding tRNA-uridine aminocarboxypropyltransferase, which produces MSHAVSRLRAQRLARAVKPFVARGSRAPRCPGCRVIPSYCLCAWRPTAAAKSAMCLLMYDVEPLKPTNTGWLIADVIEETHAFGWSRTEVDAELPALLSDPQWQPYIVFPGEFVAPERVVTQVKLEKGKRPLFILLDATWSEARKMFRKSPYLDHLPVLSLEPEQISRYRLRRSRRDDHFCTAEVAALCLELAGDQAAGGVLDAYLDVFSAHYMGAKHLLPVDLEDGPHTYLKAFL; this is translated from the coding sequence ATGAGTCATGCCGTTTCCCGCCTTCGTGCCCAACGCTTGGCCCGCGCCGTCAAACCCTTTGTAGCCAGGGGGTCTAGAGCGCCACGTTGCCCTGGATGCCGGGTAATCCCCAGCTACTGCCTATGCGCTTGGCGCCCGACGGCGGCAGCAAAATCAGCTATGTGCCTGCTAATGTACGACGTCGAGCCTTTAAAGCCGACCAACACAGGCTGGTTGATCGCTGATGTTATTGAGGAAACACATGCATTTGGCTGGTCGCGGACAGAGGTTGATGCCGAGTTGCCAGCGCTACTCAGCGATCCGCAATGGCAGCCCTACATCGTTTTTCCCGGCGAATTCGTTGCCCCGGAGCGGGTGGTGACGCAGGTGAAGCTTGAAAAAGGCAAGCGTCCTCTGTTCATCTTGCTGGATGCTACTTGGAGTGAAGCACGCAAAATGTTTCGCAAAAGCCCGTATCTGGATCATTTACCGGTGCTTAGCCTGGAGCCGGAACAGATCTCTCGCTATCGGCTGCGTCGTTCCCGCCGTGATGACCACTTCTGCACCGCTGAAGTGGCGGCGCTATGTCTGGAACTGGCAGGTGACCAAGCGGCTGGCGGTGTGTTGGATGCCTATCTTGATGTTTTTAGCGCCCATTATATGGGGGCCAAACATCTACTCCCGGTTGATCTGGAGGACGGGCCGCATACTTATCTGAAAGCTTTTCTGTAA
- a CDS encoding diacylglycerol kinase — protein MSPFKGQTGLKRILNATGYSFDGLQAAFKGEAAFRQLVLLNVILIPLSFVFHVSRVERAVLIAVCLLALIVELLNSAIEAAIDRISLDLHPLSKNAKDMGSAAQFVALCIIGLVWALILLD, from the coding sequence ATGTCGCCCTTCAAAGGTCAAACTGGTCTGAAACGAATTCTCAACGCCACGGGCTACTCATTCGATGGTTTGCAAGCAGCCTTCAAGGGTGAAGCTGCCTTTCGCCAGTTGGTACTGCTCAATGTCATTCTTATCCCGCTGTCGTTTGTATTTCACGTCAGCCGGGTCGAGCGGGCGGTGTTAATAGCGGTGTGCCTCTTGGCGCTAATCGTCGAGCTCCTCAACTCAGCCATTGAGGCAGCGATTGACCGTATTTCGTTGGACCTACATCCCTTGTCGAAAAACGCCAAAGACATGGGTAGCGCGGCGCAATTCGTTGCGCTGTGCATCATAGGTCTGGTGTGGGCGCTGATTCTGCTGGATTGA
- a CDS encoding LysR family transcriptional regulator, whose amino-acid sequence MRFTLRQLQIFVAVAQQESVSRAAGLLALSQSAASTSITELERQSSCQLFDRAGKRLSLNATGRQLLPQAVALLDQAKEIEDLLNGKSGFGSLSVGATLTIGNYLATLLIGSFMQRHPESQVKLHVQNTAHIVQQVAQYEIDLGLIEGDCTHPDIEVQSWVEDELVVFCAPQHPLAKRGRATLEELTQEAWILREQGSGTRLTFDQAMRHHRNALNVRLELEHTEAIKRAVESGLGIGCISRLALRDAFRRGSLVAVETPELDLSRQFYFIWHKQKYQTSAIREFLDLCRAFTAGVQRSDEIVLPNIA is encoded by the coding sequence ATGCGATTTACTCTACGTCAACTTCAGATTTTCGTCGCCGTTGCCCAGCAAGAGAGCGTCTCGCGAGCTGCCGGCCTTTTAGCACTGTCGCAGTCGGCGGCCAGCACCTCGATCACAGAGCTAGAGCGCCAATCCAGCTGCCAACTGTTCGACCGCGCTGGCAAGCGCTTGAGCTTGAATGCAACCGGACGCCAGTTATTACCCCAAGCCGTTGCGTTGCTTGATCAGGCAAAGGAAATAGAAGACCTGCTCAACGGCAAATCCGGCTTTGGCTCCCTGTCGGTGGGTGCCACGCTGACCATTGGCAACTATCTAGCCACCCTGTTGATAGGTAGTTTCATGCAGCGTCACCCGGAGAGCCAAGTCAAACTGCATGTACAGAACACTGCGCACATTGTGCAGCAAGTGGCTCAATACGAAATTGATCTAGGTCTTATCGAGGGCGATTGCACACACCCAGACATCGAAGTGCAAAGCTGGGTCGAAGATGAACTAGTGGTGTTCTGCGCACCGCAGCACCCGCTGGCGAAACGCGGTCGCGCAACTTTGGAAGAACTTACTCAGGAAGCCTGGATTCTTCGTGAGCAGGGTTCGGGAACCCGGCTGACGTTCGACCAAGCCATGCGCCATCATCGCAATGCGTTAAATGTGCGGCTGGAGCTGGAGCATACCGAAGCCATCAAGCGCGCTGTAGAGTCAGGGTTAGGCATTGGCTGCATCTCGCGCTTGGCCCTGCGCGATGCTTTTCGCAGAGGCAGCCTGGTGGCGGTGGAAACCCCGGAGTTGGACCTGTCGCGGCAGTTCTATTTCATCTGGCACAAACAGAAATACCAGACGTCTGCCATCCGCGAGTTTCTCGACTTGTGCCGGGCATTCACCGCAGGCGTACAGCGCAGCGATGAAATCGTGCTGCCCAATATTGCCTAA
- a CDS encoding DMT family transporter: MQKQALRADLLMLLTAMIWGSGFVAQTSGMAHIGPYLFTGLRFALGSLCLLPLILRRPSSAKAAKPEPFMTRNLLLGGLVMGLALAAGINLQQVGLLFTSVTNAGFITGLYVIVVPLLGLLMGHKTGMGTWLGAGMAVAGMFLLSVGDNFHVATGDWLQLIGAFVWGGHVILVSLFASRHDPIRLAFLQFVTCSVVSLIIALFFEDIHMQSIIAAGPALLYGGVVAVGVGYTLQVIAQKNAIASHAAIILSLEAVFAAIAGALMLNESLHLKGYLGCALMLTGMILAQLWPKKPEPSVKMLHPAMARERKN, translated from the coding sequence ATGCAAAAACAAGCCCTGCGTGCCGACCTTCTAATGCTCCTTACCGCGATGATTTGGGGATCGGGTTTTGTCGCTCAAACCTCAGGTATGGCCCATATCGGCCCCTATCTTTTTACCGGCTTGCGCTTTGCCTTGGGGTCATTGTGTTTGTTGCCGCTCATCCTGCGTCGGCCCTCAAGTGCCAAGGCGGCCAAGCCAGAACCCTTTATGACGCGTAATTTGTTACTCGGCGGACTGGTAATGGGCCTTGCGTTGGCGGCTGGCATCAATCTGCAGCAAGTTGGGCTGCTGTTTACCAGCGTAACCAATGCGGGATTCATTACCGGTCTTTACGTCATTGTAGTTCCGCTTCTGGGATTACTGATGGGACACAAGACTGGAATGGGCACTTGGTTGGGGGCAGGGATGGCCGTAGCGGGCATGTTTCTGCTCAGTGTCGGGGACAATTTCCATGTCGCGACCGGTGATTGGCTGCAATTGATCGGGGCATTTGTGTGGGGCGGGCACGTGATCCTGGTCAGCCTATTCGCCAGTCGCCACGACCCTATCCGCTTGGCGTTCCTGCAGTTCGTCACCTGCTCCGTCGTTAGTTTGATCATTGCCCTATTTTTTGAAGACATCCATATGCAATCCATCATCGCAGCTGGCCCCGCGTTACTTTACGGCGGAGTGGTCGCTGTAGGAGTCGGTTATACCCTTCAAGTGATTGCGCAAAAAAACGCTATAGCGTCTCACGCGGCGATCATTCTTTCTCTGGAAGCAGTTTTTGCCGCGATTGCCGGTGCACTGATGCTAAACGAATCGTTGCATCTGAAAGGTTATCTGGGCTGCGCATTAATGTTAACGGGAATGATACTGGCGCAGTTATGGCCCAAAAAACCTGAGCCATCCGTGAAAATGCTGCACCCTGCAATGGCGCGTGAGAGAAAAAATTAA
- the erdR gene encoding response regulator transcription factor ErdR, with amino-acid sequence MTYEILIADDHPLFRSALRQAVSLGLGPDVKLVEAESIAELEVHLADKRDWDLVLLDLNMPGAYGFSGLVLLRGQYPQIPVVMVSAQEEASIVVRSREFGASGFIPKSSSLETIQDAVRTVLAGDVWWPPQVNEAISVSPEAKAASAGLASLTPQQFRVLTMVCEGLLNKQIAYELSVSEATIKAHVTAIFRKLNVRTRTQAALLLQQMESIPLIN; translated from the coding sequence ATGACATACGAAATCCTGATTGCCGATGACCATCCGTTGTTTCGCAGCGCACTGCGCCAGGCTGTGAGCCTGGGCCTTGGTCCGGATGTGAAGTTGGTCGAAGCGGAAAGCATTGCCGAACTTGAAGTCCATTTGGCGGACAAGCGTGATTGGGATCTGGTGCTGTTGGATTTGAACATGCCGGGTGCATACGGATTTTCTGGGCTGGTTCTGTTGCGTGGGCAGTACCCACAAATTCCGGTGGTGATGGTTTCGGCCCAAGAAGAGGCATCCATCGTCGTACGTTCACGGGAGTTTGGCGCCAGCGGCTTTATCCCCAAATCCAGTTCTCTGGAAACGATTCAAGACGCGGTGCGCACGGTGCTCGCGGGTGACGTTTGGTGGCCACCTCAGGTCAATGAAGCGATCAGCGTCTCACCCGAAGCCAAAGCAGCCAGCGCTGGGTTGGCCAGTCTGACTCCACAGCAATTTCGCGTGCTGACCATGGTCTGCGAAGGTCTGCTGAACAAGCAAATTGCTTACGAACTCAGCGTGTCGGAAGCAACGATTAAAGCGCATGTCACCGCAATTTTTCGAAAGCTCAACGTGCGAACGCGTACTCAGGCGGCGTTGTTGTTGCAGCAAATGGAGTCGATTCCGCTTATAAACTAA
- the tsaA gene encoding tRNA (N6-threonylcarbamoyladenosine(37)-N6)-methyltransferase TrmO, whose translation MTYTVSPIGFMRSCFKEKFAIPRQPQLAPAARGVLELIAPFNHADAVQGLEQVSHVWLLFLFHQALEEKPRLKVRPPRLGGNQFTGVFATRATHRPNGIGQSVVKLDKVEPGRLWVSGIDLLDGTPVLDVKPYVPYADVVEGASNRIASAAPLLIPVKWEDSALFQAREHALRLGEPLIELIEQCLAQDPRPAYQIPAPERRYGTQLWDVDVRWHYPQAGLIHVLEVVPAVAQTL comes from the coding sequence ATGACTTACACCGTTTCGCCCATCGGCTTCATGCGTTCTTGTTTCAAAGAGAAGTTCGCCATCCCTCGCCAGCCGCAACTCGCGCCTGCCGCACGCGGCGTGCTGGAACTCATAGCACCGTTCAACCATGCCGACGCCGTGCAAGGGCTCGAACAGGTCAGCCATGTCTGGCTGCTATTTTTGTTTCATCAAGCGCTGGAAGAAAAACCTCGCCTGAAAGTCCGCCCGCCGCGCTTGGGTGGCAATCAATTCACGGGCGTCTTTGCCACACGGGCAACCCATCGTCCCAACGGAATTGGTCAGTCAGTGGTGAAGCTGGACAAAGTAGAACCCGGACGTCTCTGGGTCTCGGGCATCGACCTGTTGGATGGCACTCCGGTACTCGACGTCAAACCCTACGTGCCGTATGCCGACGTCGTCGAAGGCGCCTCAAACCGCATCGCCAGTGCGGCGCCGTTATTGATTCCAGTGAAATGGGAAGACAGCGCGCTGTTTCAAGCTCGTGAACACGCGTTACGCCTAGGTGAGCCATTGATCGAACTGATTGAACAGTGCCTGGCTCAAGACCCGCGCCCGGCTTATCAGATCCCTGCACCGGAGCGCCGCTACGGCACACAACTGTGGGACGTGGATGTTCGCTGGCATTATCCGCAGGCGGGGCTAATACATGTACTTGAGGTCGTACCCGCCGTAGCACAAACCTTGTAA
- a CDS encoding quorum-sensing-regulated virulence factor family protein, translated as MLRLIVPTLTLLLIVPFGAQAASKQDYELSKMLEKVAAQSSVGTPRAINENILDQGYTVEGRELIDHLSVLESHAVEMRANPDVVRNQLGSSVCNNEGFRQLMAKGALLKYEFTEYKTNRAVATHVFKAADCKMKK; from the coding sequence ATGCTTCGCCTCATCGTCCCCACCCTCACACTTTTGCTAATCGTACCCTTTGGCGCCCAAGCGGCCTCAAAACAGGATTACGAACTGAGCAAGATGCTGGAAAAAGTAGCGGCGCAGAGCAGCGTCGGTACGCCTCGGGCGATAAACGAAAATATCCTTGATCAGGGTTATACCGTCGAAGGAAGAGAACTCATCGACCACCTGAGCGTACTCGAAAGTCACGCCGTAGAGATGCGCGCAAACCCTGATGTCGTTCGCAATCAACTGGGCTCCAGTGTTTGCAACAATGAAGGTTTTCGCCAACTCATGGCCAAAGGTGCACTGCTTAAATATGAGTTCACTGAATACAAAACCAACCGTGCAGTCGCGACCCATGTATTCAAGGCGGCTGATTGCAAGATGAAGAAATAG
- a CDS encoding LOG family protein, with the protein MPYEPNDLLSRHFQSDGVDLVSTVEDQIRMVAPNSPNLPLYRDMILTVLRMAQDDRNRWNAKITLQAIRELENAFRVLEQFKGRRKVTVFGSARTPVEHPLYALARKLGALLARSELMVITGAGGGIMAAAHEGAGLEYSLGFNITLPFEQHANPTVDGTENLLPFHFFFTRKLFFVKEADALVLCPGGFGTLDEALEVLTLIQTGKSPLVPIVLLDTPGGSFWQEALNFIKNQLEANRYILPSDMKLLRLVYSAEEAVEEINGFYNNFHSSRWLKNKFVIRMHHPLNEQAIDHIQATYADLCLSENFHQHAYLGEEHDEAQFSHLARLAFSFTGRNNGHLRELVDYINLPENWALAPSQKQTQARKPLKVT; encoded by the coding sequence ATGCCCTATGAACCGAATGATCTTTTGTCGCGACATTTTCAGAGCGACGGTGTTGACCTCGTCAGCACGGTGGAAGATCAAATCCGTATGGTTGCTCCCAATAGCCCAAATCTTCCGCTTTATCGCGACATGATATTGACAGTCCTGCGCATGGCCCAAGACGATCGCAATCGCTGGAATGCCAAGATTACGCTGCAAGCAATACGCGAACTGGAAAATGCCTTCCGGGTATTAGAGCAATTTAAAGGACGCCGCAAAGTAACGGTCTTCGGCTCAGCGCGCACGCCTGTGGAACATCCACTTTATGCGCTGGCGCGGAAGCTCGGCGCCCTGTTGGCCCGTTCGGAGTTGATGGTCATTACCGGTGCTGGCGGCGGCATCATGGCGGCAGCCCACGAAGGCGCAGGTCTGGAATACAGCTTGGGGTTCAATATCACCCTACCTTTCGAACAACACGCCAACCCGACCGTGGACGGCACTGAGAACTTGTTGCCGTTCCACTTTTTCTTCACCCGTAAACTGTTTTTCGTCAAAGAGGCCGACGCGCTAGTATTGTGCCCGGGCGGCTTTGGCACACTGGATGAAGCCCTAGAAGTTTTGACGTTGATCCAGACCGGCAAGAGCCCTTTGGTTCCCATCGTGCTACTCGACACGCCGGGGGGTAGCTTCTGGCAGGAAGCGCTTAACTTCATCAAAAACCAACTGGAAGCCAACCGCTATATCTTGCCGAGTGACATGAAATTGCTGCGACTGGTTTACAGCGCAGAAGAAGCGGTAGAAGAGATCAATGGCTTCTACAACAATTTCCACTCCAGCCGCTGGCTGAAAAACAAGTTCGTCATCCGCATGCATCACCCACTCAACGAACAAGCCATTGACCACATACAAGCAACGTATGCTGACTTGTGCCTGAGTGAGAATTTCCACCAGCATGCGTATCTTGGGGAAGAGCACGACGAAGCACAGTTCAGCCACCTTGCCCGCCTGGCGTTTTCCTTCACCGGACGAAACAACGGACACCTGCGAGAGTTGGTCGATTACATCAATCTGCCTGAAAACTGGGCACTTGCCCCCTCGCAAAAGCAAACTCAGGCACGCAAGC
- the fpr gene encoding ferredoxin-NADP reductase, producing the protein MSNMNHERVLSVHHWNDTLFSFKCTRDPGLRFENGQFVMIGLQQPNGRPLMRAYSIASPNWEEHLEFFSIKVQDGPLTSQLQHLKEGDEIIISKKPTGTLVLDDLKPGKHLYLLSTGTGLAPFMSVIQDPETYERFEKVILCHGVRYVNEVAYREFITEHLPQNEFFGEALREKLIYYPTVTREPFENQGRLTDLMRSGKLFRDIGLPPINPQDDRAMLCGSPSMLDETSEVLNSFGLKVSPRMREPGDYLIERAFVEK; encoded by the coding sequence ATGAGCAACATGAATCACGAGCGCGTCCTCAGCGTCCATCACTGGAACGACACGCTCTTCAGTTTCAAGTGCACCCGTGATCCAGGTCTGCGCTTTGAGAACGGTCAGTTCGTGATGATCGGTCTGCAGCAGCCAAACGGGCGCCCGCTCATGCGTGCTTACTCTATTGCTAGCCCGAACTGGGAAGAGCATCTCGAATTCTTCAGCATCAAAGTGCAAGACGGTCCGCTGACCTCCCAGTTGCAGCACTTGAAGGAAGGCGACGAGATCATCATCAGCAAAAAGCCTACCGGCACGCTGGTGCTTGACGACCTCAAGCCGGGCAAACATTTGTATCTGCTCAGCACAGGCACTGGCCTCGCGCCGTTCATGAGCGTGATTCAGGACCCAGAAACCTACGAGCGTTTCGAGAAAGTTATCCTATGCCACGGCGTACGCTATGTGAATGAAGTTGCTTATCGTGAGTTCATCACCGAGCATTTGCCACAGAACGAATTCTTCGGCGAAGCACTGCGTGAAAAGCTGATTTATTACCCAACCGTCACTCGCGAGCCGTTTGAGAACCAAGGCCGGTTGACCGACTTGATGCGCAGCGGCAAGTTGTTTCGCGACATCGGTCTGCCGCCGATCAATCCTCAGGACGACCGTGCGATGTTGTGCGGTAGCCCGAGCATGTTGGATGAGACCAGCGAAGTGCTAAACAGCTTCGGTCTCAAGGTCTCTCCTCGGATGCGTGAGCCAGGCGATTATTTAATCGAACGCGCTTTCGTCGAGAAATAG